AGACTCGGCAGGAGATTCCCTTTCACTGGATGTTCTTGGCCTTTGGCTCCTTCATCGTGGCCTGTGGCGGCACCCACGCCATGGAGGTGTGGACTCTGTGGCGGCCGCTGTACTGGCTGTCGGGAGCGCTCAAGGTGGTGACGGCGATCGCCTCGGTCACCACGGCCAGCGTGCTGCCTTTTTTGGTGCCTCGGGCTCTGAGGCTGATGGAGACCGCCAAGCTGTCTGAAGAGCGGCGATCGCACCTTGAGACGGCCAATCACAAGCTGGCGGCCCTCAATGACCAGCTCAAAGAGATGGACCAAATCAAGACCCAGTTTTTTGCCAATGTGAGCCACGAGCTGCGAACGCCCCTCGCGCTGATTTTGGGGCCGCTGGAGAAACTGCTCCACCAAGGCGGCCTCAGCCGCGAGCAGCGTCAAGATCTCGAAATTGTCGATCGCAACGCTCGCCTGCTGCTCAAGCAGGTTAACGATCTGCTGGATGTCTCCAAGCTGGAGGCGGGCCGGATGACGCCGAACTATGCCCCAGGCGACTTGGCCCAGCTCGTGCGCCTGAGCGCGGCGAACTTTGACGGACTGGCCGCCGAAAAACGCATTGCCTTCACCCTCGATCTGCCGGAGTCCCTGCCCGCCCAGATCGACGGGCTCAAAGTCCAGCGAATCTTGCTGAACCTGATTGCCAACGCGTTCAAGTTCACCCCCGGTGGGGGCACGATCGCCTGCTGCCTGACCACCGATGACGGACAGGCTCCGGCCACTCGGGCGATCCTGTCGGTGCGCGACAGCGGCCCGGGCGTGCCTGTGGAGCTGCGGGAGACCATTTTTGAGCGCTTTCGGCAGGGCGAGGGGGGGACGACTCGGCGCTTTGGGGGGACGGGCCTGGGGCTGGCGATCGCCAAGGAATTTGCGGAGCTCCAGGGCGGCGCGATCGCCATCAGCGATGCCCCCGAAGGCGGCGCCCAGTTCACGGTAGAGCTGCCCCTGATGGCGCCTCCGGGCGCGCGTCTATTCTCGACAGCAGACCTGGCTCCGGCTGAAGAAATGGCAACGCTGATGATCGAGGAGCTGCGGACCGTTGCGGCGATCGCTCCCCCAGAACTGGCCACTAACCCCAGCAAGCCCCTCGTTTTGGTGGTCGAGGACAACCTGGAGATGAATCAATTTATCTCCACGACCCTGGCCCAGGAGTATCGGGTGGCGACGGCGGCCAATGGCCAAGAGGGCCTAGAGCGGGCGATCGCCTTGCAGCCAGATCTGATCTTGAGTGACGTGATGATGCCCTATCTGAGCGGCGATCAGCTCGTGCATCAGCTCCGCACTCACCTGGCCCTTGACAGCACCCCGATCGTCATGCTGACCGCCAAAGCCGATGACGACCTGCGGGTGCAGCTGCTGCGCCAGGGAGCTCAGGACTACCTGATGAAGCCCTTTTCGGTTGAGGAGCTCCAGGCCCGCGTGGGCAACTTGGTCGCCGTCAAGCGGGTGCGCGACCTCTTGCAGCAGGAGCTCGCCAGCCAAAATCATGACCTCGAAGTCCTGGTCGAAGAGGTCAGCCTGCGACGGCAGGAGCTGCAGCTGGCGCTCAGCGCCTTGCAGCGGCAGGCCGAGGAGCTCGACCAGGCCAATCGCCTCAAGGACGAATTTTTGGCCATTGTCTCCCACGAGCTGCGGACGCCGCTGAACGCGATTTTGGGCTGGGCTGAGGCCCTGCGCACTCGCAAGTTTAGCGAGGCGATCACGGCCCGCGCCCTGGAAACCATCGAGCGCA
This genomic stretch from Geitlerinema sp. PCC 7407 harbors:
- a CDS encoding ATP-binding protein — its product is MIGISHNRWSSGAAVLIAAAALALLFPGVWHSLLTANGFIPHGHCYLWRPGLVWLHVISDSLIALAYVMISATLAYLVYKTRQEIPFHWMFLAFGSFIVACGGTHAMEVWTLWRPLYWLSGALKVVTAIASVTTASVLPFLVPRALRLMETAKLSEERRSHLETANHKLAALNDQLKEMDQIKTQFFANVSHELRTPLALILGPLEKLLHQGGLSREQRQDLEIVDRNARLLLKQVNDLLDVSKLEAGRMTPNYAPGDLAQLVRLSAANFDGLAAEKRIAFTLDLPESLPAQIDGLKVQRILLNLIANAFKFTPGGGTIACCLTTDDGQAPATRAILSVRDSGPGVPVELRETIFERFRQGEGGTTRRFGGTGLGLAIAKEFAELQGGAIAISDAPEGGAQFTVELPLMAPPGARLFSTADLAPAEEMATLMIEELRTVAAIAPPELATNPSKPLVLVVEDNLEMNQFISTTLAQEYRVATAANGQEGLERAIALQPDLILSDVMMPYLSGDQLVHQLRTHLALDSTPIVMLTAKADDDLRVQLLRQGAQDYLMKPFSVEELQARVGNLVAVKRVRDLLQQELASQNHDLEVLVEEVSLRRQELQLALSALQRQAEELDQANRLKDEFLAIVSHELRTPLNAILGWAEALRTRKFSEAITARALETIERNARLQTQLIENLFDISRLLQGKLLLNKHPVDLRSVLKVAIQRVQPEAEAKAIALSTQIAETMNLVVGDGDRLQQVVENLLLNAIKFTSRGGRVEIQLDQQGASAQIRISDTGQGIRPEFLPYVFDYFRQENSSITRQHGGLGLGLAIARQLVTLHGGEIEAESPGKDQGATFTVTLPLSPAVTAAPTYLR